Proteins encoded by one window of Halobaculum halobium:
- a CDS encoding ArsR/SmtB family transcription factor translates to MAQATERLRRYLDDELGECRSEDVERRLDELGTLEAALENSQVETELDVLSALANETRYSLVRVLVAAHEELCVCELNAVVDVSESGLSHALSALVDAGLVEGRKDGRWKKYRATNRAVALVTVLGGSVRDE, encoded by the coding sequence ATGGCACAAGCCACCGAACGACTTCGCCGATATCTCGACGACGAACTCGGGGAGTGTCGCAGCGAGGACGTCGAGCGTCGGCTCGACGAACTCGGGACCCTCGAGGCCGCACTCGAGAACTCGCAAGTCGAGACCGAACTGGACGTCCTCTCGGCGCTGGCGAACGAGACGCGCTACAGCCTCGTGCGCGTCCTCGTTGCCGCGCACGAGGAGCTGTGCGTCTGTGAACTGAACGCGGTCGTCGACGTGAGCGAGAGCGGCCTCAGTCACGCCCTCTCGGCGCTCGTCGACGCCGGGCTCGTCGAGGGGCGCAAGGACGGCCGGTGGAAGAAGTACCGCGCGACCAACCGCGCGGTGGCGCTGGTGACGGTTCTTGGCGGGAGCGTGCGCGATGAGTAA
- the arsB gene encoding ACR3 family arsenite efflux transporter translates to MSNADGNAHEHGPSCGCEACGDPRSMDFLDKYLTVWIFGAMAIGVGLGFVAPSVTGPIQDLHLVEIGLIAMMYPPLAKADYSRLRTVFSNWRVLSLSLVQNWLIGPTLMFGLAVVFFGGVVPGLPARPEYFLGLVFIGMARCIAMVLVWNELAEGSTEYVTGLVAFNSLFQILTYGVYVWFFALVLPSMLGMESLVDGITTFDVTPVQVIEAIVVFLGVPFAAGFLSRYVGTRVKSEAWYEEEFVSRVDPVTLVALLFTVIVMFATQGGNIVAAPGDVLLIAVPLTIYFVVMFLVSFGMGRGIGADYSTTTAIGFTAASNNFELAIAVAVAVFGVGSGVAFATVVGPLIEVPVLLALVNVALYFQRKFDWDGRDDGRGTTAGATASDD, encoded by the coding sequence ATGAGTAACGCCGACGGCAACGCCCACGAACACGGGCCGAGCTGCGGCTGCGAGGCCTGCGGCGACCCGCGGTCGATGGACTTCCTCGACAAGTACCTCACCGTCTGGATCTTCGGGGCGATGGCGATCGGCGTCGGCCTCGGGTTCGTCGCGCCGTCGGTGACGGGGCCGATTCAGGACCTCCACCTCGTCGAGATCGGACTGATCGCGATGATGTATCCGCCGCTGGCGAAGGCCGACTACTCGCGGCTGCGGACCGTCTTCAGCAACTGGCGCGTGCTCAGCCTGAGCCTCGTCCAGAACTGGCTCATCGGCCCGACGCTGATGTTCGGGCTTGCGGTCGTCTTCTTCGGTGGGGTCGTCCCCGGCCTCCCGGCGCGTCCCGAGTACTTCCTTGGACTCGTGTTCATCGGGATGGCCCGGTGTATCGCGATGGTGCTCGTGTGGAACGAACTCGCGGAGGGCTCAACCGAGTACGTCACCGGGCTGGTCGCGTTCAACAGCCTGTTCCAGATCCTCACCTACGGGGTGTACGTCTGGTTCTTCGCACTGGTGCTTCCCTCGATGCTCGGGATGGAGTCGCTCGTCGACGGGATCACGACGTTCGACGTCACTCCGGTACAGGTGATCGAGGCGATCGTCGTCTTCCTGGGGGTGCCCTTCGCCGCGGGGTTCCTGAGCCGCTACGTCGGCACTCGCGTCAAAAGCGAAGCGTGGTACGAGGAGGAGTTCGTTTCACGCGTCGACCCGGTGACGCTCGTCGCACTGCTGTTCACGGTGATCGTGATGTTCGCCACGCAGGGCGGCAACATCGTCGCAGCCCCCGGCGACGTGCTCCTGATCGCGGTGCCGCTGACGATTTACTTCGTCGTCATGTTCCTCGTCAGCTTCGGGATGGGTCGCGGCATCGGCGCAGACTACTCGACGACGACCGCGATCGGGTTCACCGCCGCCTCGAACAACTTCGAGCTGGCCATCGCCGTCGCAGTCGCCGTCTTCGGCGTCGGCTCGGGTGTCGCGTTCGCGACGGTCGTCGGCCCGCTCATCGAGGTGCCGGTGCTGCTCGCGCTGGTCAACGTCGCGCTATACTTCCAGCGCAAGTTCGACTGGGACGGTCGCGACGACGGTCGCGGCACCACCGCGGGCGCCACCGCGTCCGACGACTGA
- a CDS encoding anaerobic glycerol-3-phosphate dehydrogenase subunit C — MHDTHDTHGDCGCDGDEAEPSAATGEGAVADGGTAAAPDSDAATDGGTATETGGDFEPVDVFEGSEMDLRPGADSCYKCTSCDTSCPVAEVDDSFPGPKFQGPEQWRLKRKEDTEVDDSITGCSNCMRCDSACPSDVPLSQMHNTARGEYVDNQMDKLSREYLRNRILANYGTLAGIGSKVPRLTNAIMGNSLVQKVNEKLLGITAERDFPEFADQTFRSWWKQRGGPKVESEDKRIAYFHGDYANYNTVEVAKALVRVYEAFGYEILVPDQRCSGTPMFANGMLDDARRSAAVNVENLGDAVEQGYDVVASCTSCSMALRQEYPELFDFEGTERVAANTYDALEYLLINENVIDPIRAVDGDQLDLPDFAYHAPCHSRNQGLDRQAVELFRHLDGVNVEDVGDSCSGISGTYGWKEEKYDYSMEIGEEMFEHMEHAEGETGMTECPTCSMQMEHGTGYEIDHPLQVLEAALVDTDVEI; from the coding sequence ATGCACGACACTCACGACACACACGGTGACTGCGGCTGTGACGGCGACGAGGCGGAACCATCCGCGGCGACCGGAGAGGGCGCCGTCGCCGACGGCGGGACCGCTGCTGCTCCCGACAGCGACGCCGCCACGGACGGCGGAACGGCCACGGAGACGGGCGGCGACTTCGAGCCCGTCGACGTGTTCGAGGGCTCGGAGATGGACCTCCGGCCGGGCGCCGACTCCTGCTACAAATGCACGTCCTGTGACACCTCCTGCCCGGTCGCGGAGGTCGATGACTCGTTCCCCGGGCCGAAGTTCCAGGGCCCCGAGCAGTGGCGACTCAAGCGCAAGGAGGACACGGAGGTCGACGACTCGATCACGGGCTGTTCGAACTGCATGCGCTGTGACAGCGCGTGCCCCTCGGACGTGCCGCTGTCACAGATGCACAACACCGCCCGCGGCGAGTACGTCGACAACCAGATGGACAAACTCTCGCGGGAGTACCTCCGCAACCGCATCCTCGCGAACTACGGCACCCTCGCCGGCATCGGGTCGAAGGTGCCGCGCCTCACGAACGCGATCATGGGCAACTCGCTGGTCCAGAAAGTCAACGAGAAGCTCCTCGGGATCACCGCCGAGCGCGACTTCCCGGAGTTCGCCGACCAGACGTTCCGGAGTTGGTGGAAGCAGCGCGGCGGCCCGAAGGTGGAAAGCGAGGACAAGCGGATCGCGTACTTCCACGGCGACTACGCCAACTACAATACCGTCGAGGTGGCGAAGGCGCTCGTCCGCGTGTACGAGGCGTTCGGCTACGAGATCCTCGTCCCCGACCAGCGCTGTTCGGGCACGCCGATGTTCGCCAACGGGATGCTCGACGACGCGCGCCGGTCGGCCGCGGTCAACGTCGAGAACCTCGGCGACGCCGTCGAGCAGGGGTACGACGTGGTCGCCTCCTGCACCTCCTGCTCGATGGCGCTCCGACAGGAGTACCCCGAACTGTTCGACTTCGAGGGGACCGAGAGGGTCGCGGCCAACACCTACGACGCGCTTGAGTACCTCCTCATCAACGAGAACGTGATCGACCCGATCCGCGCGGTCGACGGCGACCAACTCGACCTCCCGGACTTCGCGTACCACGCGCCGTGCCACTCCCGGAACCAGGGGCTCGACCGGCAGGCGGTGGAGCTGTTCCGCCACCTCGACGGCGTGAACGTGGAGGACGTCGGCGACTCCTGCTCGGGCATCTCGGGCACCTACGGGTGGAAAGAAGAGAAGTACGACTACTCGATGGAGATCGGCGAGGAGATGTTCGAGCACATGGAACACGCCGAGGGCGAGACGGGCATGACCGAGTGCCCCACCTGCTCGATGCAGATGGAACACGGCACGGGCTACGAGATCGACCACCCGCTGCAGGTGCTGGAGGCGGCGCTGGTCGACACGGACGTGGAGATCTGA
- the glpB gene encoding glycerol-3-phosphate dehydrogenase subunit GlpB — translation MAIEADVVVVGGGLAGATAALSAARDGAHVHLISANESTLRQASGLIDALGYPNPDGDDADDAGTDAAPGPLADPFAGIDDLPADHPYRIVGADALRAGLALFDDAVGDLYRGGHTDRNALVATTSGRAKPTARYPRSMAPGLVSDDRATLLVGFEAATDFDAPLAADRLAAVGVPFDVDGVTVEFPGEYRADAAVTRLAHALERDEDAGEGRTSRQRLADRVRPHLGDAERVGFPAMLGDSQVEAVRADLSERLGAEVFEIPTGPPSLPGIRLADRLFDALDEAGVSMTTGTPVVDHETDGDGDIVRVYIDRNGAEIPYRADAYVLATGGLVGKGVDSDRDGPVEAVFGCHVPAPDDRMAWSEEGAFADHAFARFGVEPDDRLRPVGSDGSPEFGNLFAAGGVVGGADVAREKSASGVSLATGLVAGRSAAEEG, via the coding sequence GTGGCGATTGAGGCGGACGTGGTCGTCGTGGGTGGCGGGCTCGCCGGCGCGACGGCGGCGCTGTCGGCCGCCCGCGACGGCGCGCACGTCCACCTGATCTCCGCCAACGAGAGCACGCTCCGGCAGGCGAGCGGGCTGATCGACGCGCTCGGTTACCCGAACCCGGACGGCGACGACGCTGACGACGCCGGGACCGACGCGGCGCCCGGACCGCTCGCGGATCCGTTCGCGGGGATCGACGACCTCCCTGCCGACCACCCGTACCGGATCGTCGGGGCGGACGCGCTCCGCGCGGGGCTGGCGCTGTTCGACGACGCCGTCGGCGACCTGTACCGCGGCGGCCACACCGACCGAAACGCGCTCGTGGCGACGACCTCGGGGCGGGCGAAGCCGACCGCCCGCTACCCCCGGAGCATGGCCCCCGGTCTCGTCAGCGACGACCGCGCGACCCTGCTGGTCGGCTTCGAGGCGGCGACGGACTTCGACGCGCCGCTTGCGGCCGACCGCCTCGCGGCGGTCGGCGTCCCCTTCGACGTGGACGGGGTCACCGTCGAGTTCCCCGGGGAGTACCGCGCTGACGCCGCGGTGACGCGGCTGGCGCACGCCCTGGAACGCGATGAAGACGCGGGCGAGGGACGGACGAGTCGCCAACGGCTCGCCGACCGCGTGCGCCCCCACCTCGGCGACGCCGAGCGCGTCGGGTTCCCGGCGATGCTTGGCGACTCGCAGGTCGAGGCGGTGCGGGCGGACCTCTCCGAGCGCCTCGGCGCCGAGGTGTTCGAGATCCCCACCGGACCGCCGAGCCTCCCGGGGATCAGGCTGGCGGACCGGCTGTTCGACGCGCTCGACGAGGCGGGCGTCTCGATGACGACCGGGACCCCGGTCGTGGACCACGAGACGGACGGCGACGGCGACATCGTCCGCGTCTACATCGACCGCAACGGGGCGGAGATCCCGTACCGCGCCGACGCCTACGTGCTCGCGACGGGCGGGCTGGTCGGCAAGGGCGTGGACTCGGACCGCGATGGGCCGGTCGAGGCGGTGTTCGGCTGTCACGTCCCCGCACCCGACGACCGGATGGCGTGGTCCGAGGAGGGCGCGTTCGCCGACCACGCGTTCGCGCGCTTCGGGGTCGAGCCCGACGACCGACTGCGGCCGGTGGGGAGCGACGGGTCGCCGGAGTTCGGGAACCTGTTCGCCGCCGGCGGCGTCGTCGGCGGCGCGGACGTAGCGCGCGAGAAATCGGCCAGCGGCGTCTCGCTGGCCACGGGGCTGGTTGCGGGACGGTCCGCGGCGGAGGAGGGGTGA
- the glpA gene encoding anaerobic glycerol-3-phosphate dehydrogenase subunit GlpA: MSERTEVLVVGGGSTGCGVARDLATRGVDVTLVEQGNLTHGTTGRMHGLLHSGGRYAVSDQASARECIEENRVLRDIASHCVELTGGLFVKRPEDTEEYFQEKLEGCRECGIPAEVLTAEDAREVEPFLAGDIDKAIRVPDGAVDPFRLCVANAADAHAHGARIETFSPVTDVLVEDGEVAGVEVTHESGAGKRVHGREGGTEEIYADHVVNATGAWAGRVGDMAGVTVEVRPSKGVMTVMNVREVDTVINRCKPKGDADIVVPHETTCILGTTDEEVEDPEDYPEEAWEVDLMIEELSELVPMLTDARTIRSYWGVRPLYEPPGTGTEDPTDITRDFFLLDHDERDGLPGMTSIVGGKFTTYRLMAEQISDHVCDVLGVDAECTTAEEPLPGSEDFSVLRDYMDEFGLRSPVGRRSVQRLGSRADEVLDTDRPNPVVCQCEAVTRAELQDAISQSGTDLNAVRLRTRASMGNCQGGFCAHRMANELHDAAEAFDRDTVDAALDELWQERWKGQRHALWGEQLSQAMLNHLLHATTMNRDGAAPEEFSAFDAGGPNAAADDSGGPTGPAAADGGAPAGDDAPGGDRGGD; the protein is encoded by the coding sequence ATGAGCGAACGGACCGAGGTGCTCGTCGTCGGGGGCGGGTCGACCGGCTGCGGCGTGGCGCGCGATCTAGCCACTCGCGGGGTCGACGTGACGCTCGTCGAGCAGGGCAACCTCACACACGGAACGACGGGGCGGATGCACGGGCTGCTCCACAGCGGCGGCCGCTACGCCGTTTCGGACCAGGCCAGCGCCCGTGAGTGTATCGAGGAGAACCGGGTGTTGCGCGACATCGCGAGCCACTGCGTCGAGCTGACGGGCGGATTGTTCGTGAAGCGTCCGGAGGACACCGAGGAGTACTTCCAAGAAAAGCTGGAGGGCTGTCGCGAGTGCGGTATCCCCGCGGAGGTCCTCACCGCCGAGGATGCGCGGGAGGTCGAGCCGTTCCTCGCGGGCGACATCGACAAGGCGATCCGGGTGCCGGACGGCGCGGTCGACCCGTTCCGCCTGTGCGTCGCCAACGCGGCCGACGCGCATGCACACGGCGCGCGCATCGAGACCTTCTCGCCGGTCACCGACGTGCTCGTGGAGGACGGCGAGGTGGCGGGCGTCGAGGTGACCCACGAGTCTGGCGCGGGCAAGCGCGTCCACGGTCGCGAGGGCGGCACCGAGGAGATCTACGCCGACCACGTGGTCAACGCGACGGGCGCGTGGGCGGGCAGAGTCGGCGACATGGCCGGCGTGACCGTCGAGGTCCGGCCGAGCAAGGGCGTGATGACGGTGATGAACGTCCGCGAGGTCGACACGGTGATCAACCGCTGCAAGCCGAAGGGCGACGCCGACATCGTCGTGCCCCACGAGACGACCTGCATCCTCGGGACGACCGACGAGGAGGTTGAGGACCCCGAGGACTACCCGGAGGAGGCGTGGGAAGTCGACCTGATGATCGAGGAGCTGTCGGAGCTCGTCCCGATGCTGACGGACGCCCGGACGATCCGCTCGTACTGGGGCGTCCGCCCGCTGTACGAGCCGCCGGGCACCGGCACCGAGGACCCTACCGACATAACGCGCGACTTCTTCCTGCTGGATCACGACGAGCGCGACGGCCTGCCGGGGATGACCTCCATCGTCGGCGGGAAGTTCACCACCTACCGGCTGATGGCCGAGCAGATCTCCGATCACGTCTGCGACGTGCTCGGCGTCGACGCCGAGTGCACGACCGCCGAGGAGCCGCTCCCCGGGAGCGAGGACTTCTCGGTGCTGCGCGATTACATGGACGAGTTCGGCCTGCGATCGCCGGTCGGTCGCCGGAGCGTCCAGCGACTCGGAAGCCGGGCCGACGAGGTGTTGGACACCGACCGGCCGAACCCCGTCGTCTGCCAGTGCGAGGCGGTCACCCGCGCGGAGCTACAGGACGCAATCTCCCAATCGGGAACGGACCTGAACGCGGTACGTCTGCGGACCCGCGCGTCGATGGGGAACTGCCAGGGCGGCTTTTGCGCCCACCGGATGGCGAACGAACTCCACGACGCAGCGGAGGCGTTCGACCGCGACACCGTCGACGCCGCGCTCGACGAGTTGTGGCAGGAGCGATGGAAGGGCCAGCGCCACGCCCTGTGGGGCGAACAGCTCTCGCAGGCGATGCTCAACCACCTGCTGCACGCCACGACCATGAACCGCGACGGCGCCGCTCCCGAGGAGTTCTCGGCGTTCGACGCGGGCGGTCCGAACGCGGCGGCGGACGACTCCGGCGGACCGACCGGACCGGCGGCCGCGGACGGCGGTGCGCCCGCCGGCGACGACGCCCCCGGGGGTGACCGCGGTGGCGATTGA
- a CDS encoding Cdc6/Cdc18 family protein, which yields MNIEDRIARRQRTGDRNRFVLDEQQLSPIWHPEEPIGRGPLIERLLDHFDPVFDGRAPPNGYLHGPGGTGKSAVTVALAQRLSASLSPPRDAVFTTTRGGSAPDVSFVRVDLRADDSAFEFAHAVLDALVAESVPRRGVGTDELHERLERCVRGAGPVVVVADHVGEPETVDVATVADRLDGVDGAFAWLAIGRAEPEEVGVPADADVIDVDPYSRAALTDVLAARADAGLGQGALAHSAIRRLAEWAEGDAGVALSALLGAVESASEDGDPAVDDADVEAGMAAVPWPCVPLGRVFALPDNRVRTLACLVDLPPDERAPVGECAVRIADRLDLTAATVERFLYELAETGVVERVRVDDAGVRVAPEPGRSAVPHARVRAAGPAPNRAGVRVSAPSGISLRSLPSNR from the coding sequence ATGAACATCGAGGACCGAATCGCCCGCCGTCAACGCACCGGCGACCGCAACAGGTTCGTGCTCGACGAGCAACAGTTGAGCCCGATCTGGCACCCGGAGGAACCGATCGGCCGAGGACCGCTCATCGAGCGGTTGCTCGACCACTTCGACCCCGTCTTCGACGGACGGGCCCCGCCGAACGGATACCTCCACGGGCCCGGCGGCACGGGGAAGTCCGCCGTGACGGTCGCCCTCGCACAGCGGCTGTCGGCGTCGCTCTCCCCGCCGCGCGACGCTGTCTTCACCACGACGCGCGGCGGGAGCGCACCCGACGTCTCGTTCGTCCGCGTCGACCTGCGGGCCGACGACTCGGCGTTCGAGTTCGCCCACGCGGTGTTGGACGCGCTCGTCGCCGAGTCGGTTCCGCGCCGCGGCGTCGGCACCGACGAGCTCCACGAGCGACTGGAGCGGTGCGTCCGCGGCGCCGGCCCGGTCGTGGTCGTGGCCGACCACGTCGGCGAGCCCGAGACGGTGGACGTGGCGACGGTCGCCGACCGCCTCGACGGCGTCGACGGCGCGTTCGCGTGGCTCGCCATCGGGCGGGCCGAGCCCGAGGAAGTCGGCGTTCCGGCCGACGCCGACGTGATCGACGTGGACCCGTACTCCCGCGCGGCACTCACTGACGTCCTCGCGGCGCGGGCCGACGCCGGACTCGGGCAGGGCGCGCTCGCGCACTCAGCGATCCGCCGGCTCGCGGAGTGGGCGGAGGGCGACGCCGGGGTCGCGCTCTCGGCGCTGTTAGGCGCCGTCGAGTCCGCGTCCGAGGACGGCGACCCCGCTGTCGACGACGCGGACGTGGAGGCGGGGATGGCCGCCGTCCCGTGGCCGTGCGTCCCGCTGGGGCGGGTGTTCGCACTCCCGGATAACCGGGTTCGGACGCTGGCGTGCCTCGTCGACCTCCCGCCCGACGAGCGCGCGCCGGTCGGCGAGTGCGCCGTACGGATCGCCGACCGCCTCGACCTGACGGCCGCAACCGTCGAACGGTTCCTCTACGAACTCGCCGAGACCGGCGTCGTCGAGCGCGTCCGGGTCGATGACGCCGGGGTCCGGGTCGCCCCCGAGCCGGGTCGATCCGCGGTTCCCCACGCTCGCGTTCGGGCGGCTGGTCCGGCGCCGAACCGAGCGGGCGTCCGCGTGAGCGCGCCGTCGGGTATATCTCTACGATCACTACCGAGTAACCGATAA
- the glpK gene encoding glycerol kinase GlpK, which translates to MPDTYVGAIDQGTTGTRFMVFDHAGQVVANAYEKHEQIYPEPGWVEHDPTEIWENTKAVVTAGLADAGLEASQLEALGITNQRETTVVWDADSGRPVHNALVWQDRRTTDRVEELQAEDKVEWIRGKTGLEADAYFSATKTEWILDNAEPLKLQSSRGGGLRKRAEAGELLMGTIDSWLIYNLTGNHITDVSNASRTMLYNIRDLAWDDELLAEFDVPESMVPEVRPSSDESYYGHTDADGFLGAEVPVAGALGDQQAAMFGQTCFDEGDAKNTYGTGSFYLMNTGTEAVESDHGLLTTIGFQLSGEPVQYALEGSIFVTGAAIEWLEDVDLINNAAQTAELARSVDSTDGVYMVPAFTGLGAPHWDGRARGTIVGMTRGTRKGHIVRATLEAIAYQTRDVAEAMEADSGVETTSLRVDGGAVKNDFLCQLQSDIIQTEIARPEVDETTALGSAYAAGLAVGYWDSVDDLRQNWQVDREFTPEMEGADADAMYDRWGDAVERSLNWATED; encoded by the coding sequence ATGCCAGACACGTACGTCGGCGCGATCGATCAGGGAACGACAGGGACGCGATTCATGGTGTTCGATCACGCCGGACAGGTGGTCGCCAACGCCTACGAGAAACACGAGCAGATCTATCCGGAGCCGGGGTGGGTCGAGCACGACCCGACGGAGATCTGGGAGAACACGAAGGCGGTCGTCACGGCGGGGCTCGCCGACGCGGGGCTGGAGGCGAGCCAGCTGGAGGCGCTCGGGATCACCAACCAGCGCGAGACGACCGTCGTATGGGACGCCGACAGTGGCCGACCCGTCCACAACGCGCTCGTCTGGCAGGATCGCCGCACCACCGACCGCGTCGAAGAGCTGCAGGCCGAGGACAAGGTCGAGTGGATCCGCGGCAAGACGGGCCTCGAAGCGGACGCGTACTTCTCGGCGACCAAGACAGAGTGGATCCTCGACAACGCCGAGCCGCTGAAGCTGCAGTCGTCTCGCGGGGGCGGCCTCCGCAAGCGCGCCGAGGCGGGAGAGCTGCTGATGGGCACGATCGACAGCTGGCTCATCTACAACCTGACGGGCAACCACATCACCGACGTCTCGAACGCCTCGCGGACGATGCTGTACAACATCCGCGATCTGGCGTGGGACGACGAACTGCTCGCGGAGTTCGACGTGCCCGAGTCGATGGTGCCGGAGGTCCGACCGTCGTCCGACGAGTCCTACTACGGACACACGGACGCCGACGGCTTCCTCGGCGCCGAGGTCCCCGTCGCGGGCGCACTGGGCGACCAGCAGGCCGCGATGTTCGGCCAGACGTGCTTCGACGAGGGCGACGCGAAGAACACCTACGGCACCGGGTCGTTCTACCTGATGAACACCGGCACCGAGGCGGTCGAGTCCGACCACGGGCTCCTCACGACGATCGGCTTCCAGCTGTCGGGCGAACCCGTCCAGTACGCGCTGGAGGGGTCGATCTTCGTCACCGGCGCCGCCATCGAGTGGCTCGAGGACGTCGACCTCATCAACAACGCCGCCCAGACAGCGGAGCTCGCGCGGTCGGTGGACTCGACCGACGGCGTCTACATGGTCCCGGCGTTCACGGGGCTGGGCGCCCCGCACTGGGACGGTCGCGCCCGCGGCACCATCGTCGGGATGACCCGCGGGACCCGCAAGGGCCACATCGTCCGGGCGACGCTGGAGGCGATCGCCTACCAGACGCGTGACGTTGCCGAGGCGATGGAGGCCGACTCCGGCGTCGAGACCACCTCGCTTCGGGTGGACGGCGGCGCGGTCAAGAACGACTTCCTGTGCCAACTCCAGTCGGACATCATTCAGACCGAGATCGCGCGCCCCGAGGTCGACGAGACCACGGCGCTCGGCTCGGCGTACGCCGCCGGCCTCGCCGTCGGGTACTGGGACTCCGTCGACGACCTGCGGCAGAACTGGCAGGTCGATCGGGAGTTCACCCCCGAGATGGAGGGGGCGGACGCCGACGCGATGTACGACCGGTGGGGAGACGCCGTCGAACGCTCGCTGAACTGGGCCACGGAGGACTGA
- a CDS encoding competence/damage-inducible protein A yields the protein MKVALVTVGDELLAGDTANTNASWLSERLTASGVAVERVTTVPDRVDDIAGVVGEYRDAYDAVLVTGGVGPTHDDVTMDGVAAAVGADLAANDEALAYLTEHGGYAAEDLTEGTTHLPAGARVIHNEEGVAPGCVIDSVYVFPGVPVEMKPMFESVAAEFTGDEPHTAVVETDEPESRLLDRLATVRERYDVAVGSYPGDTVRVKFTGTDEALVTDAADWFRERVETAESPPAAED from the coding sequence ATGAAGGTCGCACTCGTCACCGTCGGCGACGAACTCCTCGCGGGCGACACCGCGAACACGAACGCCTCGTGGCTCAGCGAACGGCTCACCGCCAGCGGCGTCGCCGTCGAGCGCGTGACGACCGTCCCCGACCGCGTCGACGACATCGCGGGCGTCGTCGGGGAGTACCGCGACGCCTACGACGCGGTGCTGGTCACCGGCGGCGTCGGTCCGACGCACGACGACGTGACGATGGACGGCGTCGCCGCCGCCGTCGGCGCCGACCTCGCGGCCAACGACGAGGCCCTCGCGTACCTCACCGAGCACGGCGGCTACGCGGCCGAGGACCTCACTGAAGGGACCACGCACCTCCCGGCGGGCGCACGCGTCATCCACAACGAGGAGGGCGTCGCGCCGGGCTGTGTGATCGATTCGGTGTACGTGTTCCCCGGCGTTCCCGTCGAGATGAAACCGATGTTCGAGTCGGTGGCCGCGGAGTTCACCGGCGACGAACCGCACACGGCCGTCGTCGAGACCGATGAACCCGAATCGCGTCTGCTCGACCGGCTCGCGACGGTGCGCGAGCGGTACGACGTCGCGGTCGGCTCCTACCCCGGCGACACAGTCCGGGTGAAGTTCACGGGCACCGACGAGGCGCTCGTCACCGACGCCGCCGACTGGTTCCGCGAGCGCGTCGAGACGGCGGAGTCGCCGCCGGCGGCCGAGGACTGA
- the surE gene encoding 5'/3'-nucleotidase SurE encodes MSASDAPKFLLTNDDGIESPGVRALYDALSTIGEVVAVAPADDQSAVGRKLSRRVEVREHELGYAIAGTPADCTVAGLESLCPDVDMVVAGCNKGANIGAYVLGRSGTVSAAVEAAFFGVPAIAVSLYVPGGSGDDWRRKASDLADYRGAAAVTRYLADRAPDAGVFEEADYLNVNAPWTPEGAATGMEVTRPSTLYDMTAERDGDHVDLIDRTWDRMQSGDIPDPVGTDRRAVVEGRISVSPLTAPHTTRHHEALDAIADRYDPASAPAATDD; translated from the coding sequence ATGAGCGCCAGCGACGCCCCGAAATTCCTCCTGACGAACGACGACGGCATCGAGAGCCCGGGCGTTCGAGCCCTGTACGACGCGCTCTCGACGATCGGCGAGGTCGTCGCGGTCGCGCCCGCAGACGACCAATCGGCCGTCGGCCGCAAACTCTCGCGGCGCGTCGAGGTCCGCGAGCACGAACTGGGCTACGCCATCGCGGGCACGCCGGCCGACTGCACGGTCGCCGGGCTGGAGTCGCTGTGCCCGGACGTGGACATGGTCGTCGCCGGGTGCAACAAGGGCGCCAACATCGGCGCGTACGTCCTCGGCCGCTCGGGCACCGTCTCGGCGGCGGTCGAGGCGGCGTTCTTCGGCGTGCCCGCGATCGCCGTCTCGCTGTACGTCCCCGGCGGCAGCGGCGACGACTGGCGAAGGAAGGCCTCGGACCTGGCGGACTACCGGGGGGCGGCGGCCGTCACGCGCTACCTCGCCGACCGCGCTCCCGACGCCGGCGTGTTCGAGGAGGCGGACTACCTGAACGTGAACGCGCCGTGGACGCCGGAGGGCGCTGCGACTGGCATGGAGGTCACCCGTCCCTCGACGCTGTACGACATGACCGCCGAGCGCGACGGCGACCACGTGGACCTGATCGACCGCACGTGGGACCGGATGCAGTCGGGCGACATCCCCGACCCGGTCGGCACCGACCGGCGCGCCGTCGTCGAGGGCCGCATCTCCGTGTCGCCGCTGACGGCGCCGCACACGACCCGCCACCACGAGGCGCTCGACGCCATCGCGGACCGCTACGACCCGGCGTCGGCCCCCGCCGCGACCGACGACTGA